The genome window GTGACCTCAAGAAGCTGTGTTCTTCATGATCCGAACAGTCTTTTTGGCCTGCAGCTTCATGTCCTGGACAAACATTATGACAAAAAGTTACTTGACTTTTTTTTGTACTCTTTGGACGTGAGGAATGGACCTGGTTCTGAAGATTACTGCAAACTATGGGTCAGATGGGAGAAATCCGTCCAGGAGATAGCTGTGTCTGATTGCTCTGCTTTCTGGAAATTCATTGCGACAAACTGGAGCACAAACACCCAGGAACTTCTTTCTGGTTGTGTCAAAGTTCCTGTGTGTACTGATGGAAAGATCATTTTATCAAAGAAGGAGGATGTGTTCATTCCTGATGATCTACTACTTACAGACTTGTTCAGCAAGCTAACTCAGCATTCATTTTTTATCTGGTATCCTGCTTCTATTCTACCTTCCATGTCTCGAGCAAGCCTTAACTGCATCTATGATAGCATTGGTGTTCAAAGAATATCCAAAGCAGTCACCAAGAATGATGCCTTCACCTTAGACAATTACCATTTCAGAACAGTTGATCCAAGTAAGGTGATCAAGGTTGGTCTACTCAAAATAATTCTCTCATTCCTTGCTGATCCTGCTCTGGACATTCCTGCTGAAAAGAGGCACAGGATGGTTTCTTGCCTTCTGAATGTGACTGTCCAAGAGagtgatgaaccaatcacagtgGGGTATAGTGTAAGATTGTCATCTGGAGAGGTTGTGGATGTGAAGTCCAGCCGAATGCTTAGGTGGGAAAGGGAGGATTCCAAGCTGTACATGCAGAGTTGCGACAGCGAGCCCAGCTACAAAGAAAAGATTGAGTTTGCGACCTACTTCGCAAAGGAGATATCTCAAGGCCTGCTCTATGAGATGG of Sorghum bicolor cultivar BTx623 unplaced genomic scaffold, Sorghum_bicolor_NCBIv3 super_444, whole genome shotgun sequence contains these proteins:
- the LOC8155474 gene encoding uncharacterized protein LOC8155474 codes for the protein MDGGEWVTSRSCVLHDPNSLFGLQLHVLDKHYDKKLLDFFLYSLDVRNGPGSEDYCKLWVRWEKSVQEIAVSDCSAFWKFIATNWSTNTQELLSGCVKVPVCTDGKIILSKKEDVFIPDDLLLTDLFSKLTQHSFFIWYPASILPSMSRASLNCIYDSIGVQRISKAVTKNDAFTLDNYHFRTVDPSKVIKVGLLKIILSFLADPALDIPAEKRHRMVSCLLNVTVQESDEPITVGYSVRLSSGEVVDVKSSRMLRWEREDSKLYMQSCDSEPSYKEKIEFATYFAKEISQGLLYEMADQIPLLAELIKFGSLLDFDDAAIGFLLKSKNLQMFPEDDHFLKSSMLEHYRACTVMVDQVYQRRKRSRD